The Lacerta agilis isolate rLacAgi1 chromosome 14, rLacAgi1.pri, whole genome shotgun sequence sequence ACTGGTGGATTATTTGGGCAGGGTGCATTTGTGTGCTTGCTGACATGGAGGTGATGAATGCATCGACAGTGACTGAGTTTATTCTGCTGGGGATCCCTTTTCTGCATGAATTACATGGCGTGTTTTTTGTAGTTGGTTTATTCATGTACATCATAGCCATTTTAGGCAATGGGTTCATCCTCATCATTGTAACCATTGAGCCAAGGCTTCAAACCCCAATGTATATTTTCCTGTGCAATCTTGCATTTCTGGAGATCTGCTACACAACAACCGTTGTACCAAAAATGCTGCAAACACTTTTGCAGAAAAAGACCACTATTAGTTTTGCTTGCTGCATGGCCCAGGGATTTTTCCACTTCATCCTGGGCAGCACAGAGCTTTTCATCCTCACAGCTATGGCTTTTGACCGCTATTTGGCCATATGCAGGCCACTTCAGTACCCAATGATTATGACAAACCATGTTTGCATTCATATGTCTTTTGCCACCTGGTATGTAGCATTCATAATTATGTTTCTTCAGTCCATCATCGTGTGGAGGCTGCCATTTTGTGGGTCCAACGTTGTTGACCACTTCTACTGTGATATCGGTCCCATCTTAAGCCTAGCCTGTACAGATACCCACTTGATTGAATCTCTGGGACTTATGAGCTCCATCCTGATTGTCATCATGACCTTGATCCTCACTGCAGTGTCTTACATCTTCATAATCTCCACCATCCTGCGCATACCTTCAGCCACGGGGCGTAAGAAGGCGTTCTCCACTTGCACGTCTCACCTGATTGTAGTGTCCATGTTGTATGGAGCCCTCGTCTTCATGTACGTGAGACCCAATGTTCATTCCTCATCTCGCCTAACAAGGGTAGTGGCCGTCCTGAACACCACCCTTACTCCAATGCTGAACCCTTTCATATACACAATCAGGAACACAGAGGTCAAAGAGGCAGTCCGGAGCGTAATCCACAAGAGAAGAGGATTTCTCaaggatggcttttaaaaatatatgttccAAGCTATGTTCATTTATGGTGTGGTGGTGGCAGATTTatgcttgctttttaattttgtatgtatATAAAGCATATTATTAATAAATCAACAAAATACAAGGTTGGTAGGcaaggatgttgggaaagatggagggcacaaggagaagaggacgacagaggatgagatggttggacagtgttctcgaagcgactagcatgagttttgccaaactgcaggaggcagtgaaagataggcgtgcctggcgtgctctggtccatggggtcgcgaagagtcggacacgactgaacaactgaacaacaacaacaaaggcaactTTTGTGATGTGAGATTTCAAACACCGAGAAACATTTATGCAGAGCCATCATTTCAGGTTTCAGGTTTTGGGTGGATTGGGGCAAAGCAATTTCTATGTCCACTTACAAAATTTTCAGCAAGGCACTTTGAGCATATAGTCAAGATTtgattgtaacccccccccccaaaaaaaaacctcacctaCAGTTTAATACCTGCTGTGGTTACTCTTTTGCACCTTATAATAAGATTGGAGGGTTACAGTAGTGATAATCATTAGGTAGCCACTCTTCTTTAAAGCAAAGTAAGTTCTGTTTTTGACTCAATTATCTTGTGCAAAAATAAGACAGTTCAATAGTACAATGCTACATATGTCAACTCAGAACTAAGAACCATTGTTTCCCATTTAACCTATTCTGGTGCAAGTGCATCGTAGGGGGAGTGAAGCAGAACAAGACCCTTGAGCCAAACTGGGTAGCCTCCAAATTGGCCCAAGCTGAATTGGGCTTTTCTACCAATCTTCAAAATGGGTTCTCAATGGAGTCTTCTGATCAGCACAGAATAGATAGCCATTTTCTCCAGTGGCCTCCTTATCCATCCCAGTTATGCTTAGAAATTGATTTCACCATATGTTTTTCCCAAGTGAAAGTCACCAGCTGTCCTCAGTGACATCTGCCATAATTTTCAGCAGTGTGATTTTAGATAACAGAAAGAAGAATATCCTGACCAATGGAGGGAGCATTCACACCTAATTTGAGTCCCAGCTGAGGCAGAATAGAGGACTTACAGTGGCGTATTTCAGGCTGAGCTGAGGAACTTCAGTCAGTGTAGCCATGGGTGAGCTCAAACTCAACCAGAGACCAACCtactccaacctctgcttatccCAGTGAATCTTAGGGTGCAGTCCTATGGCACAATTTACCAAGATGAGCAGCTTAGGATGCAGCGGCTCTCTGGCTCAGAAAGTTGATTCCCAGATCAGCTGCAATCAACCTGTGTTCAGCTCCCAACCCCAGCTCTGCCCAAGATAAGCCATCACAACCTGTTCCTCCTGGCTCAGCCTCACCTTTACCTGTCCACAACCTGATGGTCACTTATGTCAGGTGTGGGAAAGTGCTTGTGGTTTGAGGGAAAAGGACACCTTCTGGACCGAGGAGGTTCCCTGGTGCTGCTTTGAAGGATGACcaaccagtggtggagcttcatgctccggcaccgggggcgggggtgggaagcaggcgggggcgtggctggcgcgTGTTCTGCGGGCGTGCCGTGCCAAGATGGAAGCCTATTGGGATCCCGCTgcctggggcgccccgccccctacgccccacccttcctacgccaatGCAACCAACTAACTTCCTCCCAACTAATGAACATTTGCATGTCTCACTaggttgattttaaaaaagaaacaacagaaaGTGACAACACAGGGCAAGCTTATTTCCCATGGAGATGATTTCTATAGAGCTTCGTAATACCTGGTCAAAACACTttcccactgagctcagtattgcttattggcagcagctatccagggtttcaggcaagggtagCCTTATCATAGCCATATCATAAATGCTGATTTATGTATGCTTATTCTACTATGAAGTAGCTAATCATTCTTTGTCACTGGTTGCTGAAAAAGACTGAATATGGAAATTGGAATCAACATTCCCTCTGGCACCCATGGACACCATAACACCCAGAGACACCTTCCTTGTAACTAACCAATCCCTCTTGCCCCTCCTGTTATTTCCATTGCTGTTGATGCCCTTTTGTTTGTTGAGTGGGtctccaattattatttttttgtgggggagttCCTGATTTTTGGTATGTTTAGGTATGGATGTGGGGACTGTATAGGTTTTTTCTGTTGTGGGAGGAACGATATTCCTGGAATCACTATTTTCTATTCTGCAAAAGGGATATTTTGTAGAACCCAAGACAGTCTGCATGTGTGCTCCTGATTACACTTTGTGCAACCCTGGAAAACCTACACATTGACCTGGGTCGGAACTTACACTCACTTGGTGTTttaattgatattttaaaaaaccaacccagtGAAGCAGTAGCTAATTGTGCTTTATCTCGTAACATCATAATCCCCTGGGTTAAGTGAAACATAGATTCAGTTTTAATTAGCTGAAATAATAACTATATTACTTGATCAGTTACTTAAAACATTGGGAATCACTTCTTCAGAGGTCCTACACAAGTTTTCTTTGCCTTGGACATCTGAATGattctaaaaaaagagaaaatgctaAGTACACAAAGGGATGTGAGTATTCTCTCCTGTTTTGTGGGTGAGCCACATTAATTATATTAACTGAAATACATTATATGGTACATGGGGCATATTTAGGATGTTCTTCCTTTTAAACTCTATGTGATGTACTTATGACAGTGTGAGGGGGCTGAACATTCAGATAAATTTGGATTAAGTTTTAATGGTTTTATATATTTAGCCTTTCTTTAATTGcatgttttcttgtttgctaccctgggctaataataatattaacactAATATTACTAGTAATAAGCCATACAAAAATACTGGTACATCTAAAAGCTTTTTTTCATGATCCAACCCAATAAAACTTCAGATATTTCCTAGTTCAGGGAATGTCATTTACCTTCACGAGATGACATGAAAAACTATCAGCTGGATAGTTCATACAGTAGATTGCAAATAACCCCACCTAGCAAAAGGTTTCAGGCAAGTCATCTCCAAATATTGTCATATTTGTTGGACTTCAATTTTCCCAAAATGTTTCATTTAATGTTAAGATACAACTCCCACATCCTGTCACCTCAGTATACATAATCTCCATATTCCGAAAAAGGTTTTCAACTCAAAGAATCCAAAATGCAGGTTATCTTTCACTCTACTCACCATGGGCATTTTTAAGTGGCAGAAAGGGTAGAATTCAATACACTGTGCTATTACAAATGTTCAGTCTGTGCAAGCATATAAGTTTCCCAGATAAAATGACCCCTGCTCCTCTTGTGTGCTGTTCTGGAGGGTCTCCAAACTGCTCCCAGAGTCAGTTTCAGACTGAGGCAGAGTGGGGAGGGCtcatgaggggagggggaaacaaccTATGGTGCTGGGCTGCCACTCACAAAATTCATTGGGTTAATCCCACCATTAATGttttgatgtcacacacacatttacttcCTCTGAATATGACTGCtgtagattgattgattgattgattgattgacccATCCATGGAAAGCTCAAAAACTGTACCCTAGAATTATCTTGGATTACTATTAGTTGGTTTTGTCTCAATTATTTacatgtgtttttatcttgtatcttATTCTGTCAACCttctgagatcttgtgatgaaaggtggtttataaatctaataaatagcaATAATTAATATGGATTGCTCCTGCTAAAATCTACTGAGCTTAATCATGTCAATGAACCCTGTGTCCATCTTCTTGCTCTCCCTCTGCTCTCTTGTAGGAGTACTTTTGTTAGTTTTAAAAATTGCCTAATCCTTTTGctcattcatttgttcattcacATGTTTTTCTTCCTAAGACATGAGTCCAATATGGCAAATGACACATCAGTGCATGAGTTCGTTCTTCTGGGCTTCCCAACTCTTCGGCAGTGGCACCTGTCACTCTTTGTACTCATCCTTGTCATATACATCCTCACCTTGGCAGGGAACggcctcatcatcatcatcgtgaGAGTCAGCAAGCAGCTCCAgacccccatgtatttcttcctgaGCAATCTTTCTTTCCTTGAGATCTGGTACACAACCACTGTCATCCCTAAGATGCTGGAGACCTTCTTGATAGCCAGGACCACTATCTGCCTCCATTGTTGCGTGGTACAGTCCTTCTTCCACTTCTTCCTTGGCCTCACTGAATTTCTCATCCTCTCCATCATGTCCTTTGATAGATACATTGCCATATGCAAGCCTTTACATTACACCACAATTATGACCAAAAACCTCTGCTTACTGTTGACACTGGGTTCCTGGTCACTGGGATTTGTAGTTATATTCACTCAGGTAGCTTTGATACTAAAactgccattttgtgctggcaacaCCATTGACCATTACTACTGTGACGTTGGCCCCATTTTGAAATTGGCCTGTGCAGACACCAGCCTTATTGAATTCCTTGGTGTGTTGGGGACTGTCAGCATAATCCCAAGTTCCTTTCTCTTTACTGTGGTCTCCTATGTCTACATCATCTCAACCATTTTGAGGATTCCTTCCAGCAAGGGAAGACAGAGAGCCTTCTCCACATGTGCTTCCCATCTCACGGTGGTCACCATTTTTTATGGAGCTGTTCTCTTCATGTACTTGAGGCCCACGGCACACTCCTCCATCCACAGCAACAAAGTGGTCTCTGTTCTCAACACGGTATTAACACCATTGCTGAATCCGTTCATATACACCATACGGAATAAAGAAGTGAAATCTGCCTTGTGGAAAGCTATGGCAAAGTGCCGCAGGGAGTAGCTGGTGGCAGCATTGTGATATATTTTCCAGCTGTGGTACTGTATTTCCAGAATGATTTTAGTAGTAACACATTTTACTTCTGTTTGCATGGTGTTTTCAGTGGGGATTGGACAGCTTTGCCTGTCCCCTTGATTTGGTCACAGGTGAAAGATAAGACTGTGTCCGCCTTTCTTTAAATGAGACTGACTTTGAAATGACTGTTCCACTCAACcattattttcaaaagaaaagatgAGGGGGAAAATGAACTCCAGGACTTTCTTCATGGACTCTTTGCTTGAGATGACTGGTCTGAATCACGTGAATCATCTAGTAACTACACAACATACTTGTCAGGGGTGGGGTGGTTGGTTATTGAGGAAATAGGTGTATATTCTTGGTAAGAGAGTAGtctcagtacagtggaaccttggttctcaaacaacttggaactgaaacactgcaaacctggaagtaagtgttccagtttggaaacatttttcggaagctgaatatGCTCCGTTTTGATTGCCACACTTCCGGTTTGAGTGTAAcagtgtttttgctatttattttgcgtttttgttttgggggctttttgttttgtttttgtgactgtgtggaatccagttcagctaaagattgattgattgattgattgattgattgattgagagaCTGCAGGACATTAtttatgctttcattttatggatcaatggtctcgctaGATAGTAACGTTCAtgttaatttgttgttttaggggttgtttttaaaaatctggaacggattaatccattttgcattcctttctatgggaaagcaggccttagttttggaatgctttggttttggaatggacttctggaatggattaagtttgagaaccaaggtaccactttattacCGCTTCAGtaatggaatgctctccctagggacgCTTGCTCCACACTTGCATTAGTGCAGATTACATGACACCTGTTGAAATTCCCTCCCCAAAAGAACTATTAAAGATGTAGAAGACTTGTACCACCCTTTCACAGACTTGTACTTAGACAGCAGGAATTGCAACTGAATGAAAATTTGTTCTGAAAACAGAAACACTGTGTAATTTTCCATATTAAGCTGGTTTGTGAAATCAGATGCATTTTTTATGCATAAGAGGGTGATGCAAGCAGGATTTGTATATAGAGTAATGGAaatattttacttatttcattaTAATTATATACTGTTTGATATTGTCCTTTTTATAAGTTGCTGTTTGTTGTAAGGACAGAGTTcacttaaataaatgaatatattacccCGGGATCATAATCAAACCTCTCAACTTGGGGAGactcaaaataaaaagcaataaccTTGCAATTTGCACTGAATTAAATTTTAGGGAGCTATCCTATGCAGAAAAAGTTGGTGTAAAGGAAACTGGCGTAAATTAAGCTGGCATATAGTTGCATCAAATCCCAACCCTGTTCAGCCTCAGAGGTCCGGCGGCTGTTCCACCCGACAAAGGTAagaacaagcctttaaaataaggttcaatgctgggttgccaggtcacacgATCAAGCTAAACAGGCTTGGGATCCAGCCTAAGCCACCCACCACCCCTCTGGTCCTGTCTCTGCTACACCGCCAGAAACCCCTTTTGCAGTGTTTATAAGTAGTCAGGATGACAAGTTACACCTGTGTATCTTCAGCTGAATCTTCAACTTAACCTGGGTTGGGCACTTAAGACCATCGCAACCCAGCTGAGTCAAGAAGCAGCCAGCTAAGATGGAGATCTGCTGCAACCGAACCTGTTCATGCTATAGGACCCCTGCACTCCAGTGTCTTGTAAATAATTATGCATTAAGATGGAAATGTTTGcaattcctctccctctctttctccacccGGCATCAATGAACAAATACATAATCACAATTATATTGTACCATTAAGTCCCCTGGGCtagtaaaaaaaagtatttggctCTAATTACTTGAGTTAATTACTGTATATTACTCTATCATTTCAAATGGATGTTTGGGTTCTTCTTCAGAGGTCACACACAAGATTATTTTGGTTTGGAGAAGTCATGCAATATATTCATTAATATGGAATTCACTTCTTAAAAACGGAATTCTGTGACATTTGTCTTCCCTGTAAATGATGAtaaatattgttttggaaagaaagaaatcattaGGGTGTTGCCACAGCTATGAGTAAATTCCCACAGGCATTACATCTTCCCACAAAGATTGTATGGTGACCTGAAACTTGTGAATGCACAGTAAAGTGTCATGTGCATAGAGTTTTGGTTTGGAGCATTTATTTCTGGGTGTCTATCAATGAattttcacacattacattgGCCAAATGTCACTTGACAGAAAACCTCTCTCctatagattccccccccccccccgatgtctcagtgacatctacaCATTCACACAatgaaagatggcaggatcctcaaGGATGTGCTCCACAGGGAGCTGGCCTCTGGCACCagacccattggcagaccaattctgtgttacaaagatcTCTGCCAAAGTGACATGAAGGCTGACAACatcaacatcaaccctgccatgtcttttgcagacaaccacagtgcatGGAGTCAGACAGTCAGTGTCAGGAGTCCAGGATCCCGGCTTGATATCACAGTAAGCAtgggtaattaaaaaggaggatttattgcaaaaacaaacagatagctccagacAGCTCTAACAAAGCCACCGGCATTATTGGAGCCTTCTTTGCCCCTatgggttcccatggttgcgcccggtgagaaaacatggaagcagaaaagacacctgaggctgctggcttcagagagagaaagatttattttctgcatgcagaggtactgtggtgttcagacatccaagcaagtacaaaaaagtcaattttcagacagttcttatagacaattctctggctctcttcccaccccagaaatcttcctcttgtccatataaggaacatttcctgttgtacatttcctgttgtacatataaggcaaaaggacatttagctctgagttggttcatgcgcacttcagcaaggccatcctatctgtcaccagttcctctctgtgcaaggtcagccttctactgttatctccagactcttagtcatagcttgccagaaagaagtacaatgcagatcagagttcacagctttacagagaggtttcataaggcaaagcttaaaaagttcttttatacttctggactaacaatacattcaggtaaatatatacaggttagctaattaaccccttccattatcaatcaagatgacccttctgaagacttctTCTGGTTCCTACAGAATATATTGAACCGTTGCCCCATATGTCTCTTGTTTAGCTTCCTGTCTAGaagccctcccattcgccgacTCTTCAGACTTCTTTGATCAGCTCCAGCCTCCTCATGTTCCACCAGGAGGTGGCTCATTCTTGACAGTCAgcttgtgcatccatagcagcggccagagaaggaatgactgctgtgagaagtgcagagagaagaaagcctgcagcagcacaaccagacactttcatctgtcccagctgcaataaaacatgtctctccaatatcagtctccacagccacagcaggcgctgtaaccttccaGCAACTTGGCTTCACCCCTAAAGgctcactcctccattgcctcctgaaacagacagatgccagctaCAAACTATTATGGAAATAATCTTACAGGTGTTAAGTTAGTCACTCGTGGAATTACCTtgaggattcatctcatccttttttaaaatgaaaacttacTCAACATTAATTAGTTTTCTTATTTGGCTGTGGAGATGTGGGAAGTCTCCTTCCCTTGGGAGACAAAGAAGATACAGGATGTGGGAGAGGAGAGACTGAGCTCACACAGTCTTAAGGAACAGAATTGATATCTTGGCCGTTTCTTGTGGATATTGCCTCCTGACTATATGTGAAGGTGCATGAGGGTCTTGGGGGTATGTGTCTTTATAGACTGTGGATATGTGAATGTCTTTGACTTGATTCTTAGTAAAGCGGCACCTGGGTTGCACCTTTTCAGAATGCACATTTGTCAGAAGGGACataggtgatgctgtggtctaaaccactgagcttcttgggcttgccaatcggaaggttggtggttcaaatccccacgacgaactgagatcctgttgctctgtcctagcttctgccaacctagcagttagaaagcacgccagtacaagtagataaatagataccactgtggtgggaatgtaagctgtgtttctgtgcgctctggtttctatcatggtgttttgttgcaccagaagcagtttagtcctcctggccacataacccggaaagctgtctgtagacaaactctggctccctcagcctgaaagcgagacgaccgtccaggggtcctttacctttctttctttctttctttctttctttctttctttctttcttttttcttttttcctttgtctGTATGCTTCTGGGGTGTTTTGTGAATTTAATAGTCCTGCATTTAATAAGTTCATTCGGATGTCATGGGGACAATTCCCTCAGCTCGCCTTCACTTTAAGTGAATTAGCTACATGCAGCTGACTGATGGATCAGTTTTAAAGGTGGTTCATTATGTCCCCCACATATGCAGCCCTCAAGGCTGCAGTGACCCCCTCTAAGCTCTCTGTTACAGAGATGGTTTGAGGTAggtaagagaaagaaagggggtgtCTGCTAATAGAaaactgccttgtactgagtccaTGCTCCCATCAAGCTCTGCACTGTCTTCAccgactagcagtggctctccagggtttcagacaggggacagcTTGACTGAGAAGTGCTTGGGATTGGACTTTAGACTTTCTGCATGAAAagagatgctccaccactgaggtaTATCCACTTCCTGGTGAACAAACAGCAATGTGACAGGTCTTTCTGGGCTTTCCAGCTCTTGCAAAATAATCATTTTGTTTGCAAAGATGAGGAGACACTTCCTTTTCAAAGGAAGTCTCTTATGAAATCTGATTGTGTTTTCTATTGTCTACTGTTATTGTTGGCAGTAGAGCTCGAAGGATTTGTCAGTTTTGGCACTGAGGGTAGGGATGGATTGCTcctctctcatttccccccacaatctgaaattcagttcttcacacttCTGCAGAAATTTGTGGGTGAAAACTGccatgaaaaatacatttttttcatgtCATTTTCACCTATTTATCACAGTTTTGCATGCAGTGCTCACTAACACACTCATATTTTATAACACACTCTTGTTCCtaatgttggatggtatgagcTGTTAAAGATGTTTGTATTACCGTTCTCTCTCCACCCACAAATACCGGTAGAAATTTAATACCTGGACTTTGGAGTTCCTTAGGAAGAGGAATTGTGCATTCAACAACTCTAAGCACTATAGCTTTATGAGGGGCatggggtcttctaacaactcccaGAACTCTTAAAAAACCCAGAAACCTACAATTCAAATGACTGGTTTTGCTTCTTTAACTGTGTAGTGCAAATGAGATCTGGGTTTCTTTAATGAATTAactcattcaggaccagggagacacccaccccctgtccccccaaaacagtacttctgtcttgtcaggatttaacctcaatctgtcaaccgccatccatcctccaataagaataaggggaaaaaattaattgcatttctccactttccctttttctttctttacctatctttttgttaatttttgtaAGCTCTTCTTTTTCCATTATTAATACATTTATAGTAAGTGGATTAATGATACCTGTTTATATGATCATGATTATTTAACAATATTTCAGTTATTTTGaagttacaaaaattaaaaatttaaggTGAGTGATCAATTTAATGTCTTCAAGtgaattttgtttattaattataTATTGCAGGACAAAGTATTTACCATTACTTGAAAAATCTGGAAGTTTTATGAATCCAGCAAGTATGCTTCTGTTCAGAGAATACTGTGAATTTTACAGAATATTCTTTCAGGGGAGAATATAAAATATGTCCCCTTACTATAAACTATTCCCATGAATAGTTGAATATAATACTGTTCCCATATATTATTGCTGTGCTTTCAGGAAAGAAGGAAGCAGCGGTGGAGATGGCTAATGCAACATTTGTCACTGAGTTTATTCTTCTAGGATTTCCAGAAATTCAAGAAATGAACATGGCATTTTACACCATTCTCCTACTGATGTATCTCATCTCCTTAATGGGACACAGCTTAATCATATTTGTTGTTTTCATGGAGACCATGCTCCATACTCCAATGTACTTCTTCCTCGTCAACTTCTCCACAGCTGAGATCTGCTCCACTACAGCAGAGATCCCAAAGATGCTGGCCAATGCCTTCTCGGGCAAAACCAACATTTCCTTTGCATGTTGCATGTTACAAGGTTTCGTTGTCTTCACAATGGGGTCTGTTGAATTCATCACTCTTACCCTCATGTCTTTTGACCGCTATGTAGCCATTTGCAAACCTTTGCTCTATAAAACCATTATGACCAACAACCTCTGCCTCTTCCTGACTTTGTTGGCTTGGCTTTGTGGATTTGTTATCATTTTCCCTCAATCAGCTGTAGTGTGGACTTTCCCATATTGTGGACAAAACGTCATTGATCATTATTTCTGTGATGTTGGGCCTGTTTTGAAATTGGCCTGTGCTGATACTACTTTGATGGAGCTGATAGGTCTCATTTATGGTGCTATTTTCATGTGGGGTTCCTTGGGTATCTCGTTAATTTCTTATACATACATCATAGTCACCATCATTCGGATGCCTTCTGCCACAGGGCGATCCAAGGCATTCTTCACATGTGCCTCTCATCTAACTGTTGTTATCATCTTCTACACGGCAGATATGTTTATGTACCTGAGGCCTACAACCCAAGGTGACACCCGGGTCAACAAAGTGGTATCTCTTGTGCGCACAAGTCTCATTCCCATGTTGAACCCTTTCATCTACACAATCCGGAACAAAGACTTCAAAGCAGCCCTAAGGAAATCTGTGAGAAGGAAAATGCTGTTATAGCAATTCCCAGAATACTTTTGTGGAGATGGACCCAATGCTCTGAATGTCTGAGTTCTGCTCCACTGCTCAGTAGGGGAATTAAGATAAAGAAGTAGAGCCCAGTTAGTCTTGTCACTGCCTTATGGTTATCACAAATATAACATTATATCCCACTTCCAGGATAAGCTGACCCTTTTTTACATACCAAATTATAATGTTTGCATACATTTTTCGCTATTATTTCAGGACAAAGGGAGATGGGAAATTCTACAATCATCACTGCATTTATTCTTCTGGGATTTAATGAATTTCACAGACTGGATATAGTGCAGGATGAAGGCTTTTCCAGcaactttttgttttaaaatgaaggaCCAGACTCACAAATTTGAATCTCCTAACAATCTTGAAACCTTTGTCCTGGCAATGACAACTGAAGGAATGCAGTCTGCTGACTTACTACAACTACTACTGATACTACTGCTACTAACTTGTagaccacccatctgactgggttgtcccagccattctgggtggcttccagcatatataaaagatAGTAAATGATTCACagcaggaataaataaataaataaataaatctcaatatATCATGTTCTGATCTTGTCCAGTATTGAAATAATATGTATTTCCTCTTTTTCActtcctgcaacccccccccccccattttcctcttCTAGTCATATTCCCAAGACCTCTGGGCTCTGTGTCAAAAAATAATTTAGATGAGATAGAAGATTACCTAAAGAAAAATAGATTAATAGAGATAATGGGAGAAGATGATAAAATATTAAATGAATCAATATCAAACAAAGAAATTAAAGATATAATCCAAAAG is a genomic window containing:
- the LOC117057286 gene encoding olfactory receptor 6X1-like encodes the protein MEVMNASTVTEFILLGIPFLHELHGVFFVVGLFMYIIAILGNGFILIIVTIEPRLQTPMYIFLCNLAFLEICYTTTVVPKMLQTLLQKKTTISFACCMAQGFFHFILGSTELFILTAMAFDRYLAICRPLQYPMIMTNHVCIHMSFATWYVAFIIMFLQSIIVWRLPFCGSNVVDHFYCDIGPILSLACTDTHLIESLGLMSSILIVIMTLILTAVSYIFIISTILRIPSATGRKKAFSTCTSHLIVVSMLYGALVFMYVRPNVHSSSRLTRVVAVLNTTLTPMLNPFIYTIRNTEVKEAVRSVIHKRRGFLKDGF
- the LOC117057288 gene encoding olfactory receptor 6X1-like, which encodes MANDTSVHEFVLLGFPTLRQWHLSLFVLILVIYILTLAGNGLIIIIVRVSKQLQTPMYFFLSNLSFLEIWYTTTVIPKMLETFLIARTTICLHCCVVQSFFHFFLGLTEFLILSIMSFDRYIAICKPLHYTTIMTKNLCLLLTLGSWSLGFVVIFTQVALILKLPFCAGNTIDHYYCDVGPILKLACADTSLIEFLGVLGTVSIIPSSFLFTVVSYVYIISTILRIPSSKGRQRAFSTCASHLTVVTIFYGAVLFMYLRPTAHSSIHSNKVVSVLNTVLTPLLNPFIYTIRNKEVKSALWKAMAKCRRE
- the LOC117057289 gene encoding olfactory receptor 6X1-like, with the protein product MANATFVTEFILLGFPEIQEMNMAFYTILLLMYLISLMGHSLIIFVVFMETMLHTPMYFFLVNFSTAEICSTTAEIPKMLANAFSGKTNISFACCMLQGFVVFTMGSVEFITLTLMSFDRYVAICKPLLYKTIMTNNLCLFLTLLAWLCGFVIIFPQSAVVWTFPYCGQNVIDHYFCDVGPVLKLACADTTLMELIGLIYGAIFMWGSLGISLISYTYIIVTIIRMPSATGRSKAFFTCASHLTVVIIFYTADMFMYLRPTTQGDTRVNKVVSLVRTSLIPMLNPFIYTIRNKDFKAALRKSVRRKMLL